In Neisseria perflava, the DNA window TTGGTCGAAGAATGCCTGCCACAATACTTTACCGATCATCAGGTTTTCAGAACCGCCCACCAATTCAGGAATCACAAATTCACCGACAGCCGGGACGAAGACCAACATAGAGCCTGCGATGATGCCGGTTTTGGACAAAGGCAGGGTAATGGTAAAGAACGATTTGATCGGACCTGCGCCCAAGTCGGAAGCGGCTTCGAGCAGACGGTTGTCCAGTTTTACCAATTGTGTGTACAGCGGCAAAATCATAAACGGCAAATAGGCGTAAACCATCACCAAATTCAGCGAAAAAGCATTGTAGAACAAGTCTAAAGGCTCGCTGATGATTCCGTATTTGATTAAGAAATTGTTGATGATGCCGTTGTGACCCAATAAACCCATCCATGCGTAAACACGCAGCAGGAAAGAGGTCCAGAAAGGCAGCATGATTGCCAACAGCAGGCCGTTGCGCACAGCCGGATTGGCGCGTGAAATGGCATAAGCGGTGGGGTAACCGATCAACAGGCAGATGATGGTCGTCGTCAGCGCCGTCTTAATCGAAGACCAGTAGGTCATCAGATAGATATTGCTGTTTTCACTATCGCCAAACGGATTGAGCGTATTCCAAAAGTTTTGGAAGATGTCGGCGTAGTTCTGATAGCTGATGGCAATGTTCAGACGGCCTAAGTCTTCATCAATCGTCGTCAACGGCGTAAATGGCGGAATGGCAATTTCTTGTTCGGCAAAGCTGATTTTCAATACGATGGCGAACGGAATCAGAAACAGAATCAAAAGCCAAATATACGGCACGGCAATCACTGCACGCTGGCCGGGGCGGCGGAACAGTTTGTTTTTCAGTTTTTTAAGGTTCATTGTATTTCCCTCAAATTAACTGAACAGAGGTGTCGGTTGGTTTTCAGGCCAGCTGATGTAGACAGTCTCGTCCCAAGTCGGCGGCGTAATGTTGCGCACATACCAATAAGGTGCGGGAACTTGGCTTTTGACGACACGGCCGTTGGCGAGTTTGATATGGTAAATCGCAAAGCTGCCCAGATAGGCAATCTCTTTGACTGTGCCTTGAGCCCAGTTGTGTGCGCCTAAGTGTTCCGGTTTCTCTTTGTGCAAATCAATGTCTTCAGGGCGGATGCTGATCCAAATTTCATGGTCGTTCGGAACGCCCAAACCATGGTCGATGCGGACGTGGTTTTCCAAGCCGTCACATTTGACGATGGAGAAATCGGCGCGGTCATCAATGACGACGCCGTCAAAAATATTGGTTTCGCCGATAAATTCGGCAGTAAAGCGGCTGTTAGGATAGTCGTACACGTCGCTAGGCGTACCGACTTGGCGCAATTGGCCGTCGGACATAATGGCGATACGGGTAGCCATCGTCATCGCTTCTTCTTGGTCGTGGGTAACCATGATGCAGGTTACGCCGACTTGTTCCAGCGTGTTGACCAATTCCAGTTGGGTTTGTTGGCGCAGTTTTTTATCGAGTGCGCCCAAAGGTTCGTCAAGCAGCAGGATTTTAGGACGTTTTGCCAGGCTGCGCGCTAAAGCGATACGCTGTTGCTGGCCGCCGGAGAGTTGGTGCGGCTTGCGTTTGGCGTATTTGGTCATTTGCACCAGGCGCAACATTTCTTCGACGCGGGCGTCGATTTCGCCTTTAGGCATTTTGTCTTGTTTCAGACCGAAAGCGATGTTTTGTTCAACACTCATGTGTGGGAACAGGGCATAGCTTTGGAACATCATGTTGATTGGGCGCTCGTACGGGGCAAGTTTGGTAATGTCCTGGCCGTCGAGAATGATTTTGCCCTGATTTGGGCTTTCCATGCCTGCCAACATGCGCAGCAGCGTGGATTTGCCACTGCCTGAGCTGCCCAAAAGGGCAAAGATTTCATGTTGGTAAATGTCCAAGTCGATGTTATCGACAGCGTAATTGTCACCAAACTTTTTCACCAAGCCTTGGATTTGCAAATAAGGTTTGGCTGAAGACGCAGTGGTTGCGGTCATAATGGCAATACTCCAAAAAGAAAGACGAGTACCGGCAAAACGGATTTTCGAATGGGTGATAAAAAGCTGTTTGATTGCTGGCGGGAGTCGGACGGAGGCCGTCTGAAACTCTTGTAAAGCGCACGGGCAGCGTGGATAGAAAGCAGTTTAAGCCTAAGCTTTTGCTTTCGGCAAACTCAATATTATATTAGCCTAAGCCTCATAGGGGCAATATGAAATTGCTTGTATCGGCTGATTTGAAACAAATATGAAAGGAAAGGCAGGCAGGGAAACAAGATAGTAAAAATGGGTAACGTTGTTTTTCTGCACAAAAGGGGGTAATTATTATCTATATGTCTTAAATAATTATTCAAAATAGAATAAAATACGCAAATTACATTTATTTACTAAAACCATAATGGATTACGTTTTATATCGGGCGAGGCGGTTTTACTCGGAATTAAAACTAAATCCGCTATATAAATAAAAGGGAAAACATGAGTATCAAAGAATGGCCCGAAGGGGAGCGGCCGCGCGAGAAGCTCTTGGCGCACGGTGCGGCTGCGTTGAGTGATGCGGAGTTGCTGGCGATTTTGCTGCGTGTCGGAACGCGAGGTATAAGCGCGGTTGATTTGGCGCGTTATTTGTTGAGTGAGTTTGGCAGCTTGGGGACGCTGATGAGTGCGGATGCCAAAACACTCGCTGCTTATAAGGGCATGGGCTTGGCGAGCTATACTCAGTTTGCAGTGGTCAAAGAAATCGGGCGGCGGATTTTGGGTGAAGATTTGCAGGAGCAGATTGTTCTGTCAAACCCGAAATCGGTTGCGGATTATCTGCGCCTGCATCTTGGACATGAAAAAATTGAGGTCAGCGTTGCTTTGCTGCTTAACCGTCAAAATCAATTGATTGCGGTACGGGAATTGTCGCGCGGTACGGTGGCGGAAAATACGGTTTATATCCGTGAAATCGTTAAATTGGCATTGGATGAATATGCCGACAGTTTGATTTTGGCACACAATCATCCGGGCGGTTCGGCAAGGCCGTCTGAATCTGATGTGCAGTTTACAGAGCGTTTGAAACAGGCTTTAAGTTTGGTCGATATTACGCTGTTGGATCATTTTATCGTGACGGCAAAAGAAACCTGCTCTTTGCGCGAACAGGGCTATATGTAAGGATGAATGTTCAGACGGCCTCAGTAGGATTGGTTACCTTACTGAGGCCGTCTGAAGGATTATTGCGTTACTTCATCGGAGGAATCTTCTTTGTGGATGATTTCTTCCGATTTTGGCTTTTCTTTGCTCTTTTCTTTTTCTTTGCTCTTTTCTTTTTTACCGTCAGGAATGGCGGCATCAATCACTGCCCCCGTTCCTTTGACAACCAATTTTCCGGCAGTCAGGACGGTTGTAGCAGCCAAATCGACAGCCGCGCCTACAACGCAGCCGTTAAGCGTCAGACAAAGGGCAAGTACCGGAAGCAGGCGTTTTGTGCATCTCAATGGCTGCATCCGCAGTGTCCTTCGTGATGATGGCCGCATCCGAGTGCTTCTTGCCAAGCATCATCATCGCCGTCAAATTCTTCGACTTCGTCAAATTCACCGTTTTCTACCATGCTTACCAGCTCTTCCAAGCTTTCTGCACCTTCTACCCAAAAGCAGGGAATATCGGGCGGCGTGCCGGGGGCAAGCAGGGCGGCTTGCTGGTCGTGCCAAGCAATCCAATAGCCGTTTTGTGTTTGTACGAATACGGCATCGGGATGGATGGTTTCGTTTTCGGTATTGACCAGCATTCTGGCGGTGATATCGGTTTGAAAAGGTAAGGTTTGCATGATGGTTTGAGAATGTGAGAAAAGAAAGTATTGTAACATGGCGAAAACAAACGCACCGTCTGAGTCAGGCGGTGCGTTTGTATCTCGGCAACTTGGGTGCGGTCAGTTTAGAGTATCAGCCGCCCCGGGAATGTCATTCCGTCAAGATTATTTGTCGTCGTTAGCCAAAACGAAGCGGTAAATAGCCGCGCCAACTGCTGCGCCGGCAATAGGAGCCAACCAGAACAACCACAATTGTTCAACAGCCCAGCCGCCTTGGAACAAGGCAACGCCGGTAGAACGTGCAGGGTTGACGGAAGTATTGGTTACAGGAATGCTGATCAAGTGAATCAGGGTCAGACCAAGGCCGATGGCGATAGGAGCAAAGCCGGCCGGAGCTAGTTTGTCGGTAGAACCCATGATAATGATTAGGAAGAATGCGGTCAGTACGAATTCGATCAGCAAAGCAGCCATCATGTCGTAACCGTTAGGAGAGTGTTCGCCGAAACCGTTGCTGGCAAAGCCGGAAGCAACAGCATCAAAACCGGTTTTACCGGAAGCAATCAGATACAGAACGCCCGCAGCGGCAATCGCACCGATCACTTGGGATACGATGTAAGGCAACAGGTCTTTACCGTTAAAACGGCCGCCGATGAAAAGGCCGACGGAAACGGCAGGGTTGAAGTGGCCGCCGGAAATGTGGCCAACGGCGTAAGCCATGGTCAGTACGGTCAAACCGAATGCTAAAGCGACACCGGCAAAGCCAATGCCAAGTTCAGGATAGGTTGCTGCCAAAACTGCGCTGCCGCAGCCGCCGAATACCAGCCAGAAAGTGCCGAAAAATTCTGCAAAATATTTTTTCATTTGTTTTTCCTCGTAAAGGGTGGGGTGTTGCCGAAGGCATGAATCATAATAATATTGCTTTTAATCGAAAAACGGATTTACCTGTTTTTTCCGGTCTTGACAAAAGGCCGTCTGAAAATGGTGACAAATGGATAGGGATATATCTTGCAGGTCGAATTTTGTTTATTGAGGCTGGGTTTATTTAATAACGAAGCAAATGCCGTTAATGCAAAAGCATTTGGTTTCGTAGGTAATATTATTTACAGATTATTAATTTGATCGGAATCTTTGAACTGATTATCTGATAAAAAAGGCCGTCTGAAAAGTTTTCAGACGGCCTTAATTTTAAACAAAGATAAATTAATCCAGATGGTCGCTGCTTTGCGCCAAGATGGTGCGGTTGCCGTTGTTTTCCGCCGGGGAAACAATACCGTCGGCTTCCATTTGGTCAATCAGGCGGGCAGCGCGGTTGTAGCCGATGCGCAGTTGGCGTTGGATATTGGAAATGCTGGCCTTACGCGATTTCAAGACAACGGAAACGGCTTCATCATACATGGGGTCGAGGTCGCTGTCGTTGCTGCGGCTGGTACCGGTAAAGTCCTCGTTCGAACCGCTGCTTAAAATATCGTCGATATAATCAGGCGCGCCGAATTGTTTCAGGTATTCCACTACGCGGTGTACTTCATTATCAGATGCGAACGCTCCGTGTACGCGTTGCGGATAGCCGGTGCCGGGCGGCAGGAACAGCATATCGCCTTGGCCGAGCAAGTTTTCTGCACCCATTTGGTCAAGAATCGTGCGGCTGTCGATTTTGCTGGACACTTGGAATGCAATGCGTGTCGGAATATTGGCTTTAATCAGGCCGGTAATGACATCCACGCTTGGGCGTTGGGTGGCAAGAATCAAATGGATACCGGCTGCACGCGCTTTTTGGGCAAGACGGGCAATCAGTTCTTCAATTTTCTTGCCTGCGGTCATCATCAAGTCGGCAAACTCATCTACCACGACCACGATAAACGGCAGTTTTTCCAATGGCTCAGGATTTTCAGGCGTGAGGCTGAACGGGCTGCCGATTTTTTCGCCACGCGCGGCGGCTTCGGCAATTTTTTGGTTGAAACCGGCAAGGTTGCGCACGCCCATAAAGCTCATCAGGCGATAGCGTTTTTCCATTTCGTTGACGCACCAGTTCAGGGCGTTTGCAGCCAATTTCATATCGGTCACGACAGGGGCGAGCAGGTGCGGAATGCCTTCGTAAATGCTCAGCTCCAGCATTTTCGGGTCAATCATAATCATGCGCACGTCTTCCGGCGTTGCTTTGAAGAGCATGGACAGAATCATGGCGTTCACGCCTACGGATTTACCCGAACCGGTCGTGCCGGCAACCAGCAGATGCGGCGCTTTGGCCAAGTCGGTGACGACAGGCTGGCCGGTGATGTCTTGGCCGAGCGCGAGGGTTAGTTTGGATTTGGACTCGGTAAACGCAGGCGAATTGAAGATTTCGCTCAGGCGGATCATTTGGCGTTTCGGATTAGGTAATTCCAAGCCCATGCAGGTTTTGCCTGGGATAGTTTCCACCACGCGGATGGAAGCCACGCCAAGCGAGCGCGCCAAGTCTTTTTCAAGGTTCAAAACGGCACTGCCGCGTACGCCGACATCAGGCTCGATTTCGTAGCGCGTAATGACCGGGCCGGAATAGGAGTCCATCACTTTGACTTTAACTTTGAACTCGGCCAGTTTTTCTTCGATGGTAATGCTGTTTTCCAGCAGCTGTTCTTCAGTTTGCGAGGCGCTTGGGTCAAACTGCGGCGGCAGGAGCAGGGCAGTGGTCGGTAGAAGCGCATCGGTCAGTGTTGCCGAAGTTGGAATAGCTATGCTTGGCGTACTCTCTTGAACGCTTGGTTCTACGGTTTGAACAGGTGTTTCAACGACTGTCTGTGTATATTCAGACGGCCTTGCGATTGTTTCAACAGATTCAACGGGTTCAATGGTTTTAACCGCTTGAATAGCTTCCGTTTCCGGTTGTACAGGAGCTTCCGGCTCATTATCGAATTCCGTTTCTTCGACGGCAGATTCGCTGATTAAATAATCGTGGATACTGCGTTCAGGCTGATTGCTGACATGCGCATTGACTTGTGCATCAAAAATCGGCACTTGGATTTTATGTTCAAAAGCAGGCGGCTCGGGGATATCAATCGGCGCAATCGAGGTTTGGAAAACAGGTGGTTCGGGAATATCGGTTTTAGCCATAGGGACAACCGGTACGGCAGGTGGCTCGACTACGGTTGCGTTTGGTGCGGCAGGTCGGGAGATATAAGGGGATTTTTTAACAGGCGCAGCCGGTTTCGGATGGGACGGCGTTGCCGGTGCGGGAGGTTGTGGTGCAATAGCTTCCGTAGCAGCTTGTTTGCGCGCCCATCTTTCGGCGGCCGCTTCGGTATGGCGAACTTGACGGCGCAGGCTGGCAGGACGGCTGATTTGTCCCAAGTTGGCCAGAATTTCGTCATTTTCGATGGTGCGCGGAGAGTAGTCGCGCAATGGGGCGACGGCCGCGGCCAGTTTGTGGCGTGCGGCGGTACGGCGGGCAAGGTTGTCGTGAATATCTTCCGCTTGGATTTCAGAAGGGAATGCCTGCATGGAAGTATAGGGGAGTATGGCTTCTTTTTCGGCAGTTCTTAAGGCCGTCTGAACGGTTTCGATATGCGGCGCATTGGCTTCTGCCACGCGGACATTATTGGCACGCGCCAAGGCACGCTCGCGTGTGCGGCGCAAGATAGGGTCGTTATAGTCGATGATTTCCATGCCGGTCATCGGCAGGGATGAAGCGCGCAATAATGGAGTTTCAACTTCGTCTTTGTAAATTGGTGCATTTTTTTCGGCCAAATGCTCGTTCCATTCCTCAACCGCTGCTTCATGCAGGGAACGGGTGGCTTCTTCTAATGTGATTTCTTCAAAATTGCTGTTTTGCACCAAAGACGGGCTGTATTCGGGAGTTTCCATTTGTGCAAACGGCGTGATTTTAGGAATACGTTCCGGTTTGGCAGATTTACGGGTTTTAGGCGCAACTTTGATTTCTTCTTCGGTAGCTGCGATGTGTTCCGGCTCTTCGGCAAACGGCTCTGCTGCATGCTCTTCGTTTGTTTCGGCGCGTTGCGTTTTATTGTGTTCGAGCGCAGAAAGCAGGCGGATGCGGGCGATTTTATGGTTGTCGGCAGTGTGCTTGTTCATGCTGAACAAACGTTTCAGGCTGTCCAGTTGGTCGGAAAAACCGACCGGGCTGTCTTCTTCGTTTATTTCTTGTTCGTCGCCACTGAGTCGGGCCAATTCTTGGCGCCACTTTTGCTCTTGTTTCTGGCGCCACCAGAACAAGCCGGCTATGACAGCCAGCAGAATTAAAGCCAATATTGTCCAAAGCATGCGTCCATCCCCTTAATTAAACGGCAAAGTCCGTTATTCTAACGCTTTTTTCGGGTAAACAAAACCAGCCGAAACAAGCTTTAACGGCAAAGGCAGACAGGATTGTCAAAGCTGTGGCTTGAGACGCGTATAATAGGCCGTCTGAACATTTTGCGGATGAGATGATGATTTTTCAAAACGGATGGTTTCCCATCGGTGTCGTGATGGCGGCATGGCCTGTGTTGCTGGTGATTTTTGCTTTGTGTGCAAAGCAGGCATGGGTGTCGGTATCGCAGCATCGTTCCGCATTCTTGGTGGCTGCCGTGATGTTGCCGCTGGCTTGGAGTTTGAATGCCTCCCCGGAAAGCGGACAACTGGCCGGCATGAGCTATCATTTGCTTGCTTTAAACCTGACGGCTTTAATGCTGGGCACTTCTGCTGCGTTCTGCCTTGGCGTATTGTTTTTTCTTCCATATTTGTGGCTTTGGGGCGATTGGCATATGTTCCCCATTAATGCCTTGTCTGTATTGCTTCCGCCTTTGTTGGTGAACTTGGGTTTTCGCTATTGGGTGTCGCGTTTGCCTGCCAATATCTTTATCTTTATTTTTCTGAATGGTTTTTGGGCTGCGGCGGTCGGCATGGTGTTTACCGGCGTAATTTTGGTCGGTTTGTTGGACTGGGTGGATGTATTTGATACGTCGGTATTGTGGAAAACTGCTTTTCCTGTTTTCTTCTTAATCGCTTGGGCAGAGGCATTTTTGAGCGGTATTTCAACAGCTATTTTTATCGCACTTAAGCCGCAATGGATTTGTACTTTCGATGACGACAGGTATTTGAAATCCGCGCCTAAGATTTGGCAATAAGATATGAAGGCATCCTTGCTTGGTTTTCAGACGGCCTAATGACCGGATGGCCTGTTTGTTGAATTGAATGTTTAACTTGTTATGTTTGCTTATATTTTTCCCATTGTTTGCGGTGCCGCCGTCGGGGCTGTATTGCGTTGGCTGTTTGGCTTGGTGCTGGTGTCTTCTGCGCCTTTTTCTATCGGTACATTGGCGGCAAACTGGCTGGGTGCGCTGCTAATCGGCGTATTGGCAGAACTCTTAACCGATCCGCAATGGCGTTTGCTTTGGATTACCGGCTTTCTCGGCAGCTTGACCACATTTTCAGGTTTTTCAGTGGAGATGGTGGGTTTGATGCAGGCGCAACGTTGGGGCATGGCTGCGATGGCAACCTGTCTGCATGTTTTTGGTTCGTTTGGTTTGACGGCGCTGGGGATTAAATTGGCGCAGATTTGGAAGTGAACAAAAATAACAGGGTGCAAAATTGCACCCTGTTATTTTTTATAGACATTTAATCAATGCCAATAGGCAAACAGACGGTTTCTTGACAATAGGTTTGGCCGGACTCGCTTAAGTGTGCCGGTTTGTAGGCGGCAAAGGTGTAGGTAAGGTCTGCGCGGAATGTGTCGGGATCAGCTTCGGCGGTGTCGCAGTTGAGGCCGGTGGGAATATCGAGGGCGACTTTCAGGCCGTCTGAATGATTGAGTTGGCGGCAGAGGGCAGCGATTTCTGCTGGAAGCGCGCCGCTGAAGCCTGTGCCGAATATGCCTTCGATAATGATGTCGTAGCCGTTTTTCAGACGGCCTTCCAGCTCTTGCTTGGTAATAAATTCAATATAGGGCAAACCGTTGAGGCGTTCGCGATTGGTTTGAGCTAAAGGGGAGAGGTTTTCTCCGAGTGAAAACAGAATGTCGATGTGCCAACCTTGCGCTTGCATATATCTTGCCATGACTAAGCCGTCGCCGCCGTTGTTGCCTTTGCCGCAAACGATCAGGGCGCGTCCGGCTTGAGGATGACGCTGCATGAGGTTTCGGGCGGCAGAGCTGCCGGCATTTTCCATCAGTTGGTCGAAGCTTGTGCCTTTATCGACGGCTGCTTGCTCGCGTTCGCGCATCTGGGCGGCGGTATAGACTTTCATGATCGGCTCTCTTTGCAGGAAGTTATTTGTCGGCAGTATTCATCAGGCGCAAGGCTTTCAGACGGCCTATTTCTTTTTGATATTCCACCAGTCCGATAAATGTGCTGTCTTGGCTGTACACACGGATGGGCTGCTCGGCGGAAATGTCTTCGGTAAACTGGGGGCGTTGGCCGTGTTTGAGCATGGTAACGGCGTAGTCGTTCAGCTCGAGTTTGGGAAAATGTTGCACCAAGACATCGCAAGGCAGCAGCAGGGCATCGCGTTCGGCTTCGTCCAATTCTGCCAAGGCTTTGAGCGTGTGGCTTTGGGCAATGGTAAAGCCGGCGGTTTCAGTACGGCGCAGGGCGGTCAGGTGGGCGAATGTGCCGATGTGTTTGGCGATGTCTTCGCTGAGGGTGCGGATGTAAGTGCCTTTGCTGCAACGTACGTCTATCACGGCTTTGGGTGCATTAAACTCAGTGATATCAATGGAGTAAATGGTGATGTCGCGCGCTTTGCGTTCGATAACGATGCCTTTGCGCGCGTATTCGTACAGCGGTTTGCCTTCGTGTTTGAGGGCGGAAAACATCGGCGGCACTTGGCGGATATCGCCCGTTAAGGCTTGGCAGGCCGTCTGAAATTCGGACAATGAAATATCGGCGCGTGCGGTGGCAATGATTTCGCCTTCGGCGTCGCCTGTACTGCTGGCTTCGCCCAGTTTCAGCGTGGCCGTATAGGCTTTGTCGGCATCAATCAGATATTGGGCAAACTTGGTCGCTTCACCGAAACAAACAGGTAGAAGCCCTGTAGCCAAAGGATCAAGTACGCCGGTATGCCCGGCTTTTTCGGCACGGAACAAGCGCCGCGCCTTTTGCAGGGCGGTATTGCTGGAAAGGCTTTCAGGTTTGTCGAGGAGAAGAACGCCGTTGACAGGGCGTTTGGTGGGTTTGGCTGTCATATTAAGTTGGGGGAGTGTTAATGTTTAGGCCGTCTGAAAGGGTTCAGACGGCCTGTGTGTTTTAATCAATCAGTCTTCAACCGGTTTTTCCGCCGCTACTTGGTCGATCAGGCTGGAAATACTCATGCCGCGTTCGAGTGATTCGTCGTATTTGAAGTGCAGCTCAGGCGTTTTGAAGAGTTTGATGCGTTTGGCCAATTCGCTGCGCAAATGACCTTTGGCGTGTTCCAAAGCTTCTTCGGTAATGTCGCGTGTGCTGTCGTCGAGGACGGTGTAGAACACGGTTGCGTGGCTGTAATCGCGGGTAACTTCGACTTCGTTGATGGTGATGAAGCCTGCGCGCGGGTCTTTCAGGCCGGTGCGGACGAGTTCGGCAAGCTCGCGCATGATTTGTTCTTTGACACGGTCTTGGCGGGCATAGCCACGTTGGGGTTTTCTCATGGTTTTCCTTGATGTATGGCAGGCTGTCGTTTTCAGACGGCCTGCGGTTTGGATTTTGAACAGCTGCCTATTATAACGGAGCGCGGTTTATTGTGCTTGAACCGAGAAAGGCATATCGATTTTTTGCCATTGCGCGCTTTCGTAGTCCAGCGCATCGGCGATGAGGGGGTGTTGCTCCAGCCATTGGGCGTTGATGCGCAAGATGAAGCTGTGGTTGTTTTCATCGATGCGAAGCTGGGTTTGCGGCGGCAAATCAAGCGGCAGGCGCGAGCGGCAGAAGAGGGCTGCCAGGCGCAGGGACAATACGGCACACCACATGATTTCGTTGTTACCGATAATGTCTGCCATTTTCTTAAGGTCGCCGCGATGGCCGATAACCAGTTGCGCCAAAATGGTTTGCTCTTTGCGTGAGAAGCCCGGCATATCGGCGTTTTCGAGAATGTAGGCGGAGTGTTTGTGATAACCGGTATGGGCAATATCCAAGCCGATTTCATGCAGACGGCCTGCGCGGCTGAGGTATTGGTTCCACAGGGCAAGTTCTTGAACGGTTACGTTTTTGGCGTGGCACAGGCTGTTCATGAAGGCTTGCGCGGTATCGGCAACGCGTTTGGCTTGGTTGAGGCTGACGTGGTAGCGTTTTTGGAACTCCGCCGTTGTCTGTTCGCGCATATCGACATTGAGGCTGCGGCCGATTAAGTCGTAGAACACGCCGTCGCGGAGGGCAGCCTCGGTAACGGTCATTTTGGTCAGCGAAAGCTCTTCAAAAGCGGCCATCATCACGGCCAATCCGCCTGCAAAAACTTCGATTCGTTCGGGTTTGAGGTTTTCAAATTTGGCTTTTTTAACCGAACCGGCTTCGATAATCCTATCGGCAAGATAACGCATGCCTTGGGCGGTAATGTCGGCTTCTTGCGGCAATTCGGCCGCCAAAACGTCGCGTATGGATTTGGCCGAACCGGACGTGCCGATGGCGAAATCCCAGCCGGTACGCTTCATCAGTTTGCTGATGCGCTGGATTTCGATACGCGCGGCGGAAACGGCGGCTTGGAAATCTTTGGCGGTCACTTTGTTTTGGAAGAAGCGCATGCTGTATGTTACGCAGCCCAAAGGCAGGCTTTCTGTGGTCAGCGGTTGCAAATCCGAGCCGATGACAAATTCGGTCGAACCGCCGCCGATGTCGATAACCAGCATTTTGTCGCCTTTAGGCGGCAGGGTATGCACTACGCCGGTATAAATAAGACGCGCTTCTTCGCGGCCGGCAATGACTTCGATGGGGAAACCCAGCGCCGCTTCGGCACGGGGCAGGAATTGGGCGATATTTTTGGCGACGCGGAAAGTGTTGGTGGCCACCACGCGCACGTTTTCAGGTTGGAATCCGCGCAGGCGTTCGCCAAATTTTGCCAAACATTCCAAGGCTTGTTCTTGAGAGGCTTCGCTCAGGTTTTTTTGT includes these proteins:
- a CDS encoding NAD(P)H-hydrate epimerase, with the translated sequence MKVYTAAQMREREQAAVDKGTSFDQLMENAGSSAARNLMQRHPQAGRALIVCGKGNNGGDGLVMARYMQAQGWHIDILFSLGENLSPLAQTNRERLNGLPYIEFITKQELEGRLKNGYDIIIEGIFGTGFSGALPAEIAALCRQLNHSDGLKVALDIPTGLNCDTAEADPDTFRADLTYTFAAYKPAHLSESGQTYCQETVCLPIGID
- the truB gene encoding tRNA pseudouridine(55) synthase TruB, coding for MTAKPTKRPVNGVLLLDKPESLSSNTALQKARRLFRAEKAGHTGVLDPLATGLLPVCFGEATKFAQYLIDADKAYTATLKLGEASSTGDAEGEIIATARADISLSEFQTACQALTGDIRQVPPMFSALKHEGKPLYEYARKGIVIERKARDITIYSIDITEFNAPKAVIDVRCSKGTYIRTLSEDIAKHIGTFAHLTALRRTETAGFTIAQSHTLKALAELDEAERDALLLPCDVLVQHFPKLELNDYAVTMLKHGQRPQFTEDISAEQPIRVYSQDSTFIGLVEYQKEIGRLKALRLMNTADK
- the rbfA gene encoding 30S ribosome-binding factor RbfA — translated: MRKPQRGYARQDRVKEQIMRELAELVRTGLKDPRAGFITINEVEVTRDYSHATVFYTVLDDSTRDITEEALEHAKGHLRSELAKRIKLFKTPELHFKYDESLERGMSISSLIDQVAAEKPVED
- the ppx gene encoding exopolyphosphatase, translated to MTTTPANVLASVDLGSNSFRLQICENNNGQLKVIDSFKQMVRFAAGLDEQKNLSEASQEQALECLAKFGERLRGFQPENVRVVATNTFRVAKNIAQFLPRAEAALGFPIEVIAGREEARLIYTGVVHTLPPKGDKMLVIDIGGGSTEFVIGSDLQPLTTESLPLGCVTYSMRFFQNKVTAKDFQAAVSAARIEIQRISKLMKRTGWDFAIGTSGSAKSIRDVLAAELPQEADITAQGMRYLADRIIEAGSVKKAKFENLKPERIEVFAGGLAVMMAAFEELSLTKMTVTEAALRDGVFYDLIGRSLNVDMREQTTAEFQKRYHVSLNQAKRVADTAQAFMNSLCHAKNVTVQELALWNQYLSRAGRLHEIGLDIAHTGYHKHSAYILENADMPGFSRKEQTILAQLVIGHRGDLKKMADIIGNNEIMWCAVLSLRLAALFCRSRLPLDLPPQTQLRIDENNHSFILRINAQWLEQHPLIADALDYESAQWQKIDMPFSVQAQ